Part of the Tribolium castaneum strain GA2 chromosome 4, icTriCast1.1, whole genome shotgun sequence genome is shown below.
tcagaattattattattttcgtaCTCTCCTTCTAGAGTCATGACCTGTTTGTTGTATTCACTGTGTTAggaatttgtttttgagattaAACCATGCACTTACTGGATAAGCATACGAGGGAAATCCAGTGTTAAAGGTGAAAACCTTCTGGAAAACGAGTTTAGCCTTTTCGTATTGCCCTTTCGAAATGAGAAATTTTGGTGTCTCTGGTAGGAAATACAACATGACTAGACTGATCAAGCTTGGGATACTGCAGACCAGAACAAAAATTCGCCAAGGGCTGAAATTTCCATGGTCGATGAATGAGTCCAAAGTGGTTCGGTTCAGTAGAACCCAGGCCACACCTACAAGTAAATCACGGCTTGGTTAAGTTTCAAAACAGTGcaaaagtttttgatttttacacTGCAATAAGTAGCTCGGACCAGACTGACTGTTCTAAAGAAGAATCCTCATTATTTTTTGGCCAGACTGGCAACCTACTCTGCATCAAACATCGATTAGATCGTCTAAACCTACTCCTAGTTGTTGCTTTGGTACTCACCTGGTAGTAGGATCACTCCAACGTTCCAGAACACTTCCAAACGACCCAACATCACATCTCGGTGTTTCTTTGACGCGAATTCGCCCAAATAAGAGAAAATAATACTAGTGGCCCCTATAATACTGAGAATGGGTTTAAACTGAATTTGGTGGTTGGTCCCGAAAGACCTTACCCGAATCCGTTGAAGAACcgacaaattaaaaagaagCTGAAAGTTTGAGCGAAGGAAGAAATCAAAGCTGCGAGAAAATCAACGAGGAGCGAAAGCATTATTGCGACTTTACGTCCCTGAGAATCAGCAATTGAGCCCCAAAGACTGCACCCGAAAATCATTCCTGTGAACATAGAAAGTTGGGTTTTGTCTCAAGCTTGCTTGTTGAAATTACCGATTAGAGGCATCGCTGATAATTTCCCCTTATCAACTGATGATAAATTAAAGTCACATTTGGCCGAAGGCAAGACGAACGATAAAGTCGTTGAGCTGATGGCGCAAGTTGCGTAAATTGTCCCACAAACAGCAAGGAGCAAGGCCTGGAATTTTCCATACCCTtgaacgaaaaaataattggctGAAAATGCAAAATGATAACTTACTTGAGTAATGGATGGCGGTTTCAAAGTCAGCGGTTTGGGCTTTTTCGATGTAATCTAAAACACTTACATCGTAATTAAACCGATAGTTGGTACTTACGTGGGTAAAAATTGGGTTAGTGGTGAGGAAATTTCAACGATGGGTTAAATGATCGTACCGTGGTGAGTTCTTTCTTGGATTAGTAAGAAAGAGCGGTCCATTTCGCTTCGTGATAAAGACATGACTGAGACAATACTTTAGGCACATTACTCATTTATCGGTATTGGTAacattggaaaataaataagctTGTTTGTTTAGGAACGAGTCAATATCAGAGTTTGATATGGGTTTAAAAATACGTGATTAACTACGTAAATGGTacggaaattaattaattaatgagaaAAATGGAGCCAATTTGTTCTCTTAACCCAGTTAAGTtctaataattaaacaaaaaatttcgtgGTCTTAAAAGCTcaagaagttatttttttagttgcaCTTGTTGATAAACCagactaaaaaatttataaaaaatctttagtcAAAATGTAGTCAAGAAGACTTAAGGCAATTTGTTCCTTTAACcccgttttaattttttttttaatgaaactaaACTTTTCGTGGTTTTATAAGTTCTAGAAGTTATGAACTAGAACCAACGTTTTTTCTTGCTGCACTTGTTGAAGAAAGAGGCTTAAAAGCTAGATGAAATTTGCACTCAAAATGTAGTCAAGAAGACTTGGGGCGATCTGTTTCCTTAACCGAAAAAAGAACATTGTTCCAAATGATGTTTGTGTTCCAAAAACATCTAGAAGTTTTGAACTAgaaccaacattttttttttatttgaagaacattaatatttttccgaAACTAAAGTAATTATcataaaaaactatgttattCTGTAGTAGTTTGtaagatttttttgcaaaaaataataatttcgcatttttattatatggatttttgcataattttttgacaaaattataaCGCGATGAGGTAAAATCCGCAGCCAAAATGTAGTCCTGATGACTTCAGCCGCAATCTGCTTGTTTAACCCAGTTTCAGAATTACTAAAAATTTCGTGATTTTAATAGTTTCAGAAATtgtaaaccaaaaaactaactattttttctaaaaattaggTTAAACCcgcattcaaaattttgtcaaagaGACTTGAGGCAATTTGTTCTCTTAATTcagtttccaaaattttttaaaatgaaagaaaCATTTATGGTCTTAAAAACTCTAAAAAGTTTTGTACTAGGatcaacactttttttttagatgacaatgatttttttaattatttttaagattttgccAAACTAaggtaattattataaattaaaactgtGTGATCCTgtagtaattttaacaaaattttcgtCGGTCCCGGTCACTACTAGTGgtcgttaggtcaggtcagaggctgtagatgcgacctgaaaactctggcacttgggtgatggcattaccaccatacgcatatttatatttatttatttagtttaaaaatttccaaaaatgaaaccaaaaatttcgtGGTTTTATAAGTCTAAAAGTTTTGAACTTGAACCAACTacttttttctagttttctgCAGTCAAAATATAGTCAAGGAAACTTGAAGCAATTTggtaacagtttaaaaaattttcaaaaaggaaagaaaaacttgtggtttaaaaaaaagtctaaaaaaGAAGATATAGTCAAGAAGACTTGAAGCAATTTGTTCACTTAAGCCACTTTctgatattttcaaaaacaaacaaaaatgtgtaatttGTTTCTAGTCTTGAACTAgaattaagtatttttttgtattggccaataatttttttaattatcaacaATATCTAGGtatctaatttttcaaaattttcgttaaactttaataaaaaataattgcacatttttatcttggattttttcataattttttgttaaaaccatGACGCTGTTTGGTAAAATGTAGGCCAGAAGACTTGAATCAATTTGCTGCTCTTTTAAcccgttttcaatatgtttaaaaaataaaccaaaaatttcgtggtttcaaaaattctaaaatttataaactagcACCAACTACTTTTTTTAGTTGTACTTGTCGACGAAAGAGtcttaaaaattagtaaataacTTTACCGAAAGTcaatccaaaaataatttaactacGGGTAGGTATCATAAATTAAAGTTGTCTAAAGCTgcactaattattaaaaaaattcttatcacgttttttgcataattgtgaTAAAACTATCACGCGGTGAGGTGAAATCCGCAGTCAAAAtgcgataattaaaaaatatgaaccAAATTAGTTATGATAAATGTTTATTACAGAATTAAAAATGGACATGAAGGATAAGATTCGAGTAAACATAAACTTACACCATTCTTTGGCTGGATAAGACATGAAATTTCACACTTAATCTTGTGACGATTTGAGTGAAAGACTAAGCAGAAAACTGCTgcaagtaaattttaatacttaATTTGTGAGGTCATCTCTCCGGGTCACATCCTCCGGCGACTATAGATGTTTTGATTCCAGTCgaaataatgtcaaaaaatcTAAGACGTAAATAAACTGctgtattttttggaaaagttgCGTCAACAACGCTTTCATGACCTTGTTAAGCCAGCAAGCACCGAGGAAGCTGGTGATAATTTCAGggctatttttagtaaaattaacattaagtTTAAGAAAAACGCGATTATTCTTGGTTTGGGagctataattaaatatttatttgtattacgCACACTAATCACACTTTAAGTTGGTGATATATGTCTTGTTTAAGCGGATGAGACCAGTTTAGGCCTCCGAtgattgttttcaattttaccGAGATAAAATTGCATGTGTAAAACAATAAGTCGGGGTGATAACAGTCGGAAGTCAAAGTTCAGTTTAAGAACGTAAAGAAGAGTCTAAATCCTTGATAAGATCTAGGATTCGTAGCCTTTGTCCCAGAAATCCaccaaattgtttttgtttaaaaagtcTTGCTTCCGAATAACAGTTTAAATTCATTAGTTAGGATGCTGTTATAGACCTAACTCCATTATGTGTACTAtagttggaaagctctttaatattttttttcataaatagactattgttttcaaaaaatcttgtaAGCTAAtgcagaaattgaaaaaaattaataacttaaaaaccattaaaaatttggcgattttctttACGTCAGTCGTTTCCCcagattattttacataggcttgcatcaaaatttttctattttttcaaatagttttacCGTAATCAACGTTTGATCAAACAGTAATTCCGGAACTAACAGACGAATTgtattaagttttttattggtgGAAAGCTTTTTGTagtctaattttttcaaaaaaaatcgctgtttTCCGGTTAATatatttcaagaaaatttcaaacaaatgtaaaagctgacaaaaaattcataacttaagaACTACTGAGAATTTGACATTATTCTCGACGCTAATCGAT
Proteins encoded:
- the LOC662246 gene encoding synaptic vesicle glycoprotein 2B isoform X1, with protein sequence MCLKYCLSHVFITKRNGPLFLTNPRKNSPRVLDYIEKAQTADFETAIHYSRYGKFQALLLAVCGTIYATCAISSTTLSFVLPSAKCDFNLSSVDKGKLSAMPLIGMIFGCSLWGSIADSQGRKVAIMLSLLVDFLAALISSFAQTFSFFLICRFFNGFGIIGATSIIFSYLGEFASKKHRDVMLGRLEVFWNVGVILLPGVAWVLLNRTTLDSFIDHGNFSPWRIFVLVCSIPSLISLVMLYFLPETPKFLISKGQYEKAKLVFQKVFTFNTGFPSYAYPVMTLEGEYENNNNSEGLGTKVPLREKICVKITSIVSETQVLFTQPYLKYLSVTCFADFGLMASYYTLIMWFPEIFDRFNQFEVTHPNSTASVCSVSNGRADALEVFFPEPCNPSIDNRVFLDTIIIGLSCVPTSVSLSFFMKKFGKKAVLIIGLVMSGLSTLSLNWVQSSTETLVLSCVFEALTSILEAVIFCFIVDLFPTNLRAIALAVTASSGRIGAIFGNVVFGLLIDWQCFVPIYLFGSLLIASGTLCLVLPQTDKYMVIQ
- the LOC662246 gene encoding synaptic vesicle glycoprotein 2B isoform X2; amino-acid sequence: MSLSRSEMDRSFLLIQERTHHDYIEKAQTADFETAIHYSRYGKFQALLLAVCGTIYATCAISSTTLSFVLPSAKCDFNLSSVDKGKLSAMPLIGMIFGCSLWGSIADSQGRKVAIMLSLLVDFLAALISSFAQTFSFFLICRFFNGFGIIGATSIIFSYLGEFASKKHRDVMLGRLEVFWNVGVILLPGVAWVLLNRTTLDSFIDHGNFSPWRIFVLVCSIPSLISLVMLYFLPETPKFLISKGQYEKAKLVFQKVFTFNTGFPSYAYPVMTLEGEYENNNNSEGLGTKVPLREKICVKITSIVSETQVLFTQPYLKYLSVTCFADFGLMASYYTLIMWFPEIFDRFNQFEVTHPNSTASVCSVSNGRADALEVFFPEPCNPSIDNRVFLDTIIIGLSCVPTSVSLSFFMKKFGKKAVLIIGLVMSGLSTLSLNWVQSSTETLVLSCVFEALTSILEAVIFCFIVDLFPTNLRAIALAVTASSGRIGAIFGNVVFGLLIDWQCFVPIYLFGSLLIASGTLCLVLPQTDKYMVIQ
- the LOC662246 gene encoding synaptic vesicle glycoprotein 2B isoform X3 translates to MSYPAKEWYYIEKAQTADFETAIHYSRYGKFQALLLAVCGTIYATCAISSTTLSFVLPSAKCDFNLSSVDKGKLSAMPLIGMIFGCSLWGSIADSQGRKVAIMLSLLVDFLAALISSFAQTFSFFLICRFFNGFGIIGATSIIFSYLGEFASKKHRDVMLGRLEVFWNVGVILLPGVAWVLLNRTTLDSFIDHGNFSPWRIFVLVCSIPSLISLVMLYFLPETPKFLISKGQYEKAKLVFQKVFTFNTGFPSYAYPVMTLEGEYENNNNSEGLGTKVPLREKICVKITSIVSETQVLFTQPYLKYLSVTCFADFGLMASYYTLIMWFPEIFDRFNQFEVTHPNSTASVCSVSNGRADALEVFFPEPCNPSIDNRVFLDTIIIGLSCVPTSVSLSFFMKKFGKKAVLIIGLVMSGLSTLSLNWVQSSTETLVLSCVFEALTSILEAVIFCFIVDLFPTNLRAIALAVTASSGRIGAIFGNVVFGLLIDWQCFVPIYLFGSLLIASGTLCLVLPQTDKYMVIQ
- the LOC662246 gene encoding synaptic vesicle glycoprotein 2B isoform X4 — translated: MVVLDYIEKAQTADFETAIHYSRYGKFQALLLAVCGTIYATCAISSTTLSFVLPSAKCDFNLSSVDKGKLSAMPLIGMIFGCSLWGSIADSQGRKVAIMLSLLVDFLAALISSFAQTFSFFLICRFFNGFGIIGATSIIFSYLGEFASKKHRDVMLGRLEVFWNVGVILLPGVAWVLLNRTTLDSFIDHGNFSPWRIFVLVCSIPSLISLVMLYFLPETPKFLISKGQYEKAKLVFQKVFTFNTGFPSYAYPVMTLEGEYENNNNSEGLGTKVPLREKICVKITSIVSETQVLFTQPYLKYLSVTCFADFGLMASYYTLIMWFPEIFDRFNQFEVTHPNSTASVCSVSNGRADALEVFFPEPCNPSIDNRVFLDTIIIGLSCVPTSVSLSFFMKKFGKKAVLIIGLVMSGLSTLSLNWVQSSTETLVLSCVFEALTSILEAVIFCFIVDLFPTNLRAIALAVTASSGRIGAIFGNVVFGLLIDWQCFVPIYLFGSLLIASGTLCLVLPQTDKYMVIQ